One window of the Epinephelus moara isolate mb chromosome 22, YSFRI_EMoa_1.0, whole genome shotgun sequence genome contains the following:
- the LOC126383954 gene encoding E3 ubiquitin-protein ligase RING2-A-like isoform X1 produces the protein MAAPVNIQTPTKTWELSLYELHRSPQLAIMDGTEVAVSPRSLHSELMCPICLDMLKNTMTTKECLHRFCSDCIVTALRSGNKECPTCRKKLVSRRSLRRDSNFDALISKIYPSRDEYEAHQRRVLERLNRLHNKEALSSSIEEGLRQQARYRSERNHRVKKPAQESDNTTFSGGEDNGDARSHLSHDSAPSHTIHPSGQTPSEAGPSRKRPRASDDGSGPEADSGSPTPPLRRHKEGPASEIELVLRPHPELVQAQDYSQTRYVKTTANATVDHLSKYLALRIALEDRQTNGETEDRRREEGAGQEMEAGGGEAGGPAGSGEGCSLSSISEKQYTIYIMTRGGQFSTLNGSLTLELVNEKYWKVRKPLELYYALTKSQQQQPPPQPPQKSPPVQRVG, from the exons ATGGCTGCTCCGGTGAACATCCAAACGCCCACCAAAACCTGGGAGCTAAGTCTGTATGAGCTACACAGGAGCCCTCAG cTGGCGATCATGGATGGGACAGAGGTGGCGGTGTCTCCTCGCTCCCTGCACAGCGAGCTGATGTGTCCCATCTGTCTGGACATGCTGAAGAACACCATGACGACCAAAGAGTGTCTGCACCGTTTCTGCTCTGACTGCATCGTCACTGCGCTGCGATCAGG GAACAAAGAATGTCCAACCTGCAGGAAGAAGCTGGTCTCCAGGCGTTCGCTTCGCCGAGATTCAAACTTTGACGCGCTGATCTCGAAGATATACCCCAGCCGGGACGAGTACGAGGCCCACCAACGCCGCGTCCTGGAGCGACTCAACAGGCTGCACAACAAGGAGGCACTGAGCTCCAGCATCGAGGAGGGGCTCCGACAGCAGGCCCGCTACAGGTCTGAGAG GAACCACCGGGTGAAGAAGCCGGCTCAAGAGAGTGACAACACCACCTTCAGTGGTGGGGAAGATAACGGTGATGCCCGCTCACACCTGTCTCATGACTCTGCCCCCTCCCACACCATTCACCCCTCTGGTCAGACCCCCTCAGAGGCTGGGCCAAGCCGCAAGCGTCCGCGGGCATCAGACGACGGCTCGGGGCCTGAGGCAGACAGTGGCAGCCCCACGCCTCCGCTGAGACGCCACAAAGAGGGGCCGGCATCAGAGATTGAGCTGGTGTTAAGACCACACCCAGAGCTGGTCCAAGCCCAGGACTACAGCCAGACCAG ATATGTGAAGACGACAGCCAACGCCACAGTGGACCATCTGTCTAAATACCTCGCTCTACGCATTGCcctggaggacagacagaccaacggagagacagaggacagaagaagagaggagggggcaGGACAGGAAATGGAGGCAGGAGGTGGAGAAGCTGGAGGACCAGCAGGAAGTGGAGAGGGGTGCAGtctgagcagcatcagtgagAAACAGTACACCATCTACATCATGACAAGAGGAGGACAGTTCTCT ACGCTGAACGGCTCTCTGACTCTGGAGTTGGTCAATGAGAAATACTGGAAGGTGAGGAAGCCTCTGGAGCTTTACTACGCTCTCACCAAgagccaacaacaacaaccacctCCTCAACCACCACAGAAGTCTCCTCCTGTACAGAGGGTGGGATGA
- the rps18 gene encoding 40S ribosomal protein S18, whose translation MSLVIPEKFQHILRVLNTNIDGRRKIAFAITAIKGVGRRYAHVVLRKADIDLNKRAGELTDDEVERVVTIMQNPRQYKIPDWFLNRQKDVKDGKYSQVLANGLDNKLREDLERLKKIRAHRGLRHFWGLRVRGQHTKTTGRRGRTVGVSKKK comes from the exons ATG TCTCTGGTCATTCCTGAGAAGTTCCAGCACATTCTTCGTGTTCTCAACACGAACATTGATGGTAGGAGGAAGATTGCCTTCGCCATCACTGCCATCAAG GGTGTTGGCAGACGTTACGCTCATGTTGTCCTGAGGAAGGCCGACATCGACCTCAACAAGAGGGCTGGAGAGCTGACTGATGATGAG gttGAGCGTGTTGTGACCATCATGCAGAATCCTCGCCAGTACAAAATCCCTGACTGGTTCCTCAACAGGCAGAAGGACGTCAAGGACGGCAAATACAGCCAG GTTCTCGCTAACGGTCTGGACAACAAGCTGAGAGAAGATCTGGAGAGGCTGAAGAAGATCAGGGCTCACCGTGGTCTCAGGCACTTCTGGGG TCTGCGTGTGCGTGGTCAGCACACAAAGACCACTGGCCGTCGTGGTCGCACCGTTGGTGTGTCCAAGAAGAAGTAA
- the LOC126383954 gene encoding E3 ubiquitin-protein ligase RING2-A-like isoform X2, whose protein sequence is MAAPVNIQTPTKTWELSLYELHRSPQLAIMDGTEVAVSPRSLHSELMCPICLDMLKNTMTTKECLHRFCSDCIVTALRSGNKECPTCRKKLVSRRSLRRDSNFDALISKIYPSRDEYEAHQRRVLERLNRLHNKEALSSSIEEGLRQQARYRNHRVKKPAQESDNTTFSGGEDNGDARSHLSHDSAPSHTIHPSGQTPSEAGPSRKRPRASDDGSGPEADSGSPTPPLRRHKEGPASEIELVLRPHPELVQAQDYSQTRYVKTTANATVDHLSKYLALRIALEDRQTNGETEDRRREEGAGQEMEAGGGEAGGPAGSGEGCSLSSISEKQYTIYIMTRGGQFSTLNGSLTLELVNEKYWKVRKPLELYYALTKSQQQQPPPQPPQKSPPVQRVG, encoded by the exons ATGGCTGCTCCGGTGAACATCCAAACGCCCACCAAAACCTGGGAGCTAAGTCTGTATGAGCTACACAGGAGCCCTCAG cTGGCGATCATGGATGGGACAGAGGTGGCGGTGTCTCCTCGCTCCCTGCACAGCGAGCTGATGTGTCCCATCTGTCTGGACATGCTGAAGAACACCATGACGACCAAAGAGTGTCTGCACCGTTTCTGCTCTGACTGCATCGTCACTGCGCTGCGATCAGG GAACAAAGAATGTCCAACCTGCAGGAAGAAGCTGGTCTCCAGGCGTTCGCTTCGCCGAGATTCAAACTTTGACGCGCTGATCTCGAAGATATACCCCAGCCGGGACGAGTACGAGGCCCACCAACGCCGCGTCCTGGAGCGACTCAACAGGCTGCACAACAAGGAGGCACTGAGCTCCAGCATCGAGGAGGGGCTCCGACAGCAGGCCCGCTACAG GAACCACCGGGTGAAGAAGCCGGCTCAAGAGAGTGACAACACCACCTTCAGTGGTGGGGAAGATAACGGTGATGCCCGCTCACACCTGTCTCATGACTCTGCCCCCTCCCACACCATTCACCCCTCTGGTCAGACCCCCTCAGAGGCTGGGCCAAGCCGCAAGCGTCCGCGGGCATCAGACGACGGCTCGGGGCCTGAGGCAGACAGTGGCAGCCCCACGCCTCCGCTGAGACGCCACAAAGAGGGGCCGGCATCAGAGATTGAGCTGGTGTTAAGACCACACCCAGAGCTGGTCCAAGCCCAGGACTACAGCCAGACCAG ATATGTGAAGACGACAGCCAACGCCACAGTGGACCATCTGTCTAAATACCTCGCTCTACGCATTGCcctggaggacagacagaccaacggagagacagaggacagaagaagagaggagggggcaGGACAGGAAATGGAGGCAGGAGGTGGAGAAGCTGGAGGACCAGCAGGAAGTGGAGAGGGGTGCAGtctgagcagcatcagtgagAAACAGTACACCATCTACATCATGACAAGAGGAGGACAGTTCTCT ACGCTGAACGGCTCTCTGACTCTGGAGTTGGTCAATGAGAAATACTGGAAGGTGAGGAAGCCTCTGGAGCTTTACTACGCTCTCACCAAgagccaacaacaacaaccacctCCTCAACCACCACAGAAGTCTCCTCCTGTACAGAGGGTGGGATGA